The proteins below are encoded in one region of Plutella xylostella chromosome 13, ilPluXylo3.1, whole genome shotgun sequence:
- the LOC105397973 gene encoding CD151 antigen isoform X1 has product MEAEHSKTRDQPRVMGGAMDSCGRCMKFSLICINLVTFIGGLLALALGAWVWAARSFSSTLLSNNLFIASVAVVLVTGVAIMALSVLGCCGAAKEVKCMLLTYYILVFIIFVLMLVGGVMQFVFREKLADSLDRELYAAVPLYGQKHKYTQAWDDTQTFLQCCGVRSYKDWNDNIPDSCCKEVYPGKRLDCKYSPNPTTMHMEGCLSKTEELLRGNAAYVGAVAVIVAFIMLLGMILACCLFVKIE; this is encoded by the exons ATGGAGGCCGAACATAGTAAAACACGCGACCAGCCTAG aGTGATGGGAGGCGCCATGGATAGCTGTGGTCGGTGTATGAAGTTCTCCTTAATATGCATAAATCTAGTCAcattt ATCGGCGGTCTGCTAGCGCTCGCGCTAGGCGCGTGGGTGTGGGCGGCGCGCTCCTTCTCCTCCACTCTACTCAGCAACAACCTGTTCATCGCGTCGGTGGCCGTGGTGCTGGTGACCGGCGTCGCCATCATGGCGCTGTCCGTGCTGGGCTGCTGCGGCGCCGCGAAGGAGGTCAAGTGTATGCTGCTCACG TACTACATCCTGGTGTTCATAATCTTCGTGCTGATGCTGGTGGGCGGCGTGATGCAGTTCGTGTTCCGGGAGAAGCTGGCGGACTCGCTGGACCGCGAGCTGTACGCCGCCGTGCCGCTGTACGGGCAGAAGCACAAGTATACGCAG GCGTGGGACGACACACAAACGTTCCTGCAGTGCTGCGGCGTGCGCAGCTACAAGGACTGGAACGATAATATCCCGGACAGCTGCTGCAAGGAGGTGTATCCAGGAAAG CGGCTGGACTGCAAGTACTCGCCCAACCCGACGACGATGCACATGGAGGGCTGCCTGTCCAAGACGGAGGAGCTGCTGCGCGGCAACGCGGCCTACGTGGGCGCCGTCGCCGTCATCGTCGCTTTTATCATG TTGCTGGGGATGATCTTGGCTTGCTGCTTATTCGTGAAGATAGAGTGA
- the LOC105397973 gene encoding CD151 antigen isoform X2, translated as MGGAMDSCGRCMKFSLICINLVTFIGGLLALALGAWVWAARSFSSTLLSNNLFIASVAVVLVTGVAIMALSVLGCCGAAKEVKCMLLTYYILVFIIFVLMLVGGVMQFVFREKLADSLDRELYAAVPLYGQKHKYTQAWDDTQTFLQCCGVRSYKDWNDNIPDSCCKEVYPGKRLDCKYSPNPTTMHMEGCLSKTEELLRGNAAYVGAVAVIVAFIMLLGMILACCLFVKIE; from the exons ATGGGAGGCGCCATGGATAGCTGTGGTCGGTGTATGAAGTTCTCCTTAATATGCATAAATCTAGTCAcattt ATCGGCGGTCTGCTAGCGCTCGCGCTAGGCGCGTGGGTGTGGGCGGCGCGCTCCTTCTCCTCCACTCTACTCAGCAACAACCTGTTCATCGCGTCGGTGGCCGTGGTGCTGGTGACCGGCGTCGCCATCATGGCGCTGTCCGTGCTGGGCTGCTGCGGCGCCGCGAAGGAGGTCAAGTGTATGCTGCTCACG TACTACATCCTGGTGTTCATAATCTTCGTGCTGATGCTGGTGGGCGGCGTGATGCAGTTCGTGTTCCGGGAGAAGCTGGCGGACTCGCTGGACCGCGAGCTGTACGCCGCCGTGCCGCTGTACGGGCAGAAGCACAAGTATACGCAG GCGTGGGACGACACACAAACGTTCCTGCAGTGCTGCGGCGTGCGCAGCTACAAGGACTGGAACGATAATATCCCGGACAGCTGCTGCAAGGAGGTGTATCCAGGAAAG CGGCTGGACTGCAAGTACTCGCCCAACCCGACGACGATGCACATGGAGGGCTGCCTGTCCAAGACGGAGGAGCTGCTGCGCGGCAACGCGGCCTACGTGGGCGCCGTCGCCGTCATCGTCGCTTTTATCATG TTGCTGGGGATGATCTTGGCTTGCTGCTTATTCGTGAAGATAGAGTGA
- the LOC105397976 gene encoding E3 SUMO-protein ligase RanBP2 isoform X2, producing MNPLREKICDVVVDSAALATPPPEPVVPKPPKERKPKEYKIPEKPATVDDEFYAKWANHQKELQNAKPRVSAAPPAMQPERYLQPRRLQQFAQQLHQNVSANQDIIKKIHQIQTAGGYVDCRRKETDNTNAIKTKELKVKERQRKLDEINKDNNSMHVRIQNARSKQPGTAELNKEWEETKRKIMKGAKVKMELAVRGGTRLGRVTLELFSDLVPDTCRLFLSLVKGTEEGHAYTGTRIFRIVAGLYCRGGDVTQDNGYGSYVPSGNTEPFTPENFDLKHTVPGVVSMSVSEDDTVDGHFNIIFKPLPQLDGKNVVFGRTIAGPSNILDRVSALGLPPGCPIGVPPYCKPHCLTMSSDVDLVVSSCGYFSRTGVFREGAKSTIEFGKV from the exons ATGAATCCGCTACGAGAGAAGATCTGCGACGTGGTGGTAGACTCGGCCGCGCTGGCTACGCCGCCGCCAGAACCCGTCGTGCCCAAGCCCCCCAAGGAAAGGAAACCCAAAGAGTACAAGATC CCAGAAAAACCTGCTACGGTCGACGATGAATTTTATGCAAAATGGGCCAATCATCAAAAGGAG CTACAAAACGCGAAGCCCCGGGTCAGCGCGGCGCCACCAGCGATGCAGCCCGAGCGGTACCTGCAGCCGCGCCGCCTGCAGCAGTTCGCGCAACAACTGCACCAGAACGTCAGCGCCAACCAGGACATCATCAAGAAGATTCATCAGATACAAACTGCTGGA GGGTACGTAGACTGCCGCAGGAAGGAAACAGATAATACCAACGCTATAAAGACTAAGGAACTGAAAGTTAAAGAACGGCAGAGGAAGCTAGACGAAATTAACAAAGATAATAACAGCATGCACGTCAGGATACAAAACGCT CGATCGAAACAGCCGGGTACGGCCGAACTAAATAAGGAGTGGGAGGAGACCAAACGAAAAATTATGAAGGGTGCAAA GGTAAAGATGGAGCTAGCAGTGCGCGGTGGGACACGGCTGGGCCGCGTGACTCTGGAGCTGTTCTCAGACCTCGTCCCGGACACCTGCCGGCTGTTCCTCAGCCTCGTGAAGGGAACTGAAGAGGGGCATGCTTATACTGGCACCAGGATATTCAG gaTAGTTGCCGGTTTATATTGCCGCGGTGGAGACGTGACGCAAGACAACGGGTATGGGTCCTACGTGCCCAGCGGGAACACTGAACCTTTCACACCTGAAAATTTTGACCTGAAACATACTGTGCCAG gtGTGGTGTCGATGTCGGTATCTGAGGACGACACTGTGGACGGACACTTCAACATCATATTCAAGCCTCTGCCACAGCTTGATGGCAAAAATGTGGTATTCGGaaga ACAATCGCCGGTCCCTCCAACATCCTGGACCGCGTCAGCGCGCTGGGCCTGCCCCCGGGCTGTCCCATAGGCGTGCCCCCGTACTGCAAGCCGCACTGCCTCACGATGAGCTCCGACGTAGACCTGGTCGTCAGCAGCTGTGGGTATTTCTCGAGAACTGGCGTGTTTAGAGAAGGCGCGAAGAGTACGATTGAGTTCGGGAAGGTTTGA
- the LOC105397976 gene encoding uncharacterized protein LOC105397976 isoform X1, whose product MNPLREKICDVVVDSAALATPPPEPVVPKPPKERKPKEYKIPEKPATVDDEFYAKWANHQKELQNAKPRVSAAPPAMQPERYLQPRRLQQFAQQLHQNVSANQDIIKKIHQIQTAGGYVDCRRKETDNTNAIKTKELKVKERQRKLDEINKDNNSMHVRIQNARSKQPGTAELNKEWEETKRKIMKGANKPFVLFKTERIDKNIHDPAFDKPPGVYRPRVKMELAVRGGTRLGRVTLELFSDLVPDTCRLFLSLVKGTEEGHAYTGTRIFRIVAGLYCRGGDVTQDNGYGSYVPSGNTEPFTPENFDLKHTVPGVVSMSVSEDDTVDGHFNIIFKPLPQLDGKNVVFGRTIAGPSNILDRVSALGLPPGCPIGVPPYCKPHCLTMSSDVDLVVSSCGYFSRTGVFREGAKSTIEFGKV is encoded by the exons ATGAATCCGCTACGAGAGAAGATCTGCGACGTGGTGGTAGACTCGGCCGCGCTGGCTACGCCGCCGCCAGAACCCGTCGTGCCCAAGCCCCCCAAGGAAAGGAAACCCAAAGAGTACAAGATC CCAGAAAAACCTGCTACGGTCGACGATGAATTTTATGCAAAATGGGCCAATCATCAAAAGGAG CTACAAAACGCGAAGCCCCGGGTCAGCGCGGCGCCACCAGCGATGCAGCCCGAGCGGTACCTGCAGCCGCGCCGCCTGCAGCAGTTCGCGCAACAACTGCACCAGAACGTCAGCGCCAACCAGGACATCATCAAGAAGATTCATCAGATACAAACTGCTGGA GGGTACGTAGACTGCCGCAGGAAGGAAACAGATAATACCAACGCTATAAAGACTAAGGAACTGAAAGTTAAAGAACGGCAGAGGAAGCTAGACGAAATTAACAAAGATAATAACAGCATGCACGTCAGGATACAAAACGCT CGATCGAAACAGCCGGGTACGGCCGAACTAAATAAGGAGTGGGAGGAGACCAAACGAAAAATTATGAAGGGTGCAAA TAAGCCGTTTGTTTTATTCAAGACTGAAAGGATCGacaaaaatatacacgatCCTGCTTTCGACAAGCCACCAGGAGTTTACAGACCAAG GGTAAAGATGGAGCTAGCAGTGCGCGGTGGGACACGGCTGGGCCGCGTGACTCTGGAGCTGTTCTCAGACCTCGTCCCGGACACCTGCCGGCTGTTCCTCAGCCTCGTGAAGGGAACTGAAGAGGGGCATGCTTATACTGGCACCAGGATATTCAG gaTAGTTGCCGGTTTATATTGCCGCGGTGGAGACGTGACGCAAGACAACGGGTATGGGTCCTACGTGCCCAGCGGGAACACTGAACCTTTCACACCTGAAAATTTTGACCTGAAACATACTGTGCCAG gtGTGGTGTCGATGTCGGTATCTGAGGACGACACTGTGGACGGACACTTCAACATCATATTCAAGCCTCTGCCACAGCTTGATGGCAAAAATGTGGTATTCGGaaga ACAATCGCCGGTCCCTCCAACATCCTGGACCGCGTCAGCGCGCTGGGCCTGCCCCCGGGCTGTCCCATAGGCGTGCCCCCGTACTGCAAGCCGCACTGCCTCACGATGAGCTCCGACGTAGACCTGGTCGTCAGCAGCTGTGGGTATTTCTCGAGAACTGGCGTGTTTAGAGAAGGCGCGAAGAGTACGATTGAGTTCGGGAAGGTTTGA
- the LOC105397977 gene encoding CD63 antigen, whose amino-acid sequence MTRRCGLVLFACAGLLLSFGVILGGSTAWSLIRISYYFWTTDLHIELGSSLLIIMAAALCMPICWVATIVPYHPNKFSIPATLMCLVIAALALMCAGLTSSAALARSLRDPGLNRSMYEAMRRDPHDQSVRTAFSAMQLELQCCGVQSYEDWYGHRQTLPASCCGKVPLKPGDGCETPLYTSGCLRPAAVELRYFTDSCAVLGLSIVIVLTVTLLATAYLVVDSVVEPGCPNLLKGSHAVRVACLSPSVQYVSLPSPVPMPLPARAQPMSAPSL is encoded by the exons ATGACGAGGCGATGCGGACTGGTGTTGTTCGCATGCGCTGGACTTCTTCTG AGTTTCGGCGTGATCCTCGGCGGCTCCACAGCATGGAGCCTCATCCGCATCTCGTACTACTTCTGGACGACGGACCTGCACATCGAGCTCGGCTCCAGTCTGCTCATCATCATGGCTGCAGCTCTCTGCATGCCCATCTGCTGGGTGGCCACCATCGTGCCCTACCATCCCAATAAGTTCTCTATTCCTGCCACC CTAATGTGCCTGGTGATAGCCGCCCTAGCCCTGATGTGTGCGGGGCTGACGTCCTCGGCCGCGCTGGCCCGCTCGCTCCGGGACCCCGGCCTGAACCGCAGCATGTACGAGGCCATGCGCCGGGACCCTCACGACCAGAGTGTGCGGACCGCCTTCTCTGCTATGCAGCTCGAA TTGCAATGTTGTGGCGTACAGTCGTACGAGGACTGGTATGGTCATCGCCAAACACTGCCCGCTTCCTGTTGTGGAAAAGTACCATTGAAG CCCGGCGACGGCTGCGAGACGCCTCTGTACACTAGCGGCTGCCTGCGCCCGGCCGCGGTCGAGCTCCGCTACTTCACCGACTCCTGCGCAGTGCTCGGCCTCTCCATCGTCATCGTTCTG ACCGTGACTCTACTCGCGACGGCCTACTTGGTGGTGGACTCTGTGGTGGAGCCCGGGTGTCCCAACCTGCTGAAGGGTTCTCATGCGGTCCGCGTGGCGTGCCTGTCGCCGAGTGTGCAGTACGTGTCCCTCCCCTCCCCTGTCCCCATGCCGCTGCCGGCGCGTGCGCAGCCGATGTCGGCGCCATCTTTGTGA